From the Bombus huntii isolate Logan2020A chromosome 4, iyBomHunt1.1, whole genome shotgun sequence genome, the window tggTTGAATCAACATATTTGATACACATTTGATgtttatattcaattttgtaatGTCTCTAACTAAACTATTTCTGTATTGAAATtgtttaaacattttatacaatagTCACATCTTAAACGATGTTTAATTTAGATTTTAGTTCTAAATAGTAGacgatttaaataattaatatttatacaaatttcgaACGACTTATACACTTGATTAattgcaataaaataaaatgattaaaaaccATTCTATTAACTATCATATTCTTTTAagtatatgttttatttttatgtaataaaatgaAGGACTCTTATTGTTTTCATatactttatttacaaaatttctaatatacatacaatacCAATATAATAGTCactataattattaatttatatacaatgtCTTTTTTATCAACCAATTGATTTCTATTTCAatcaatttctatttatcAAGTAAACAGAAATGTAAAAGATTCTTTCTAAACTATTTATTCGTTTCCGATGTTGCACATTACATATGCACGACTAAATTACTATACAAAATgtaagtttattatttttaatgacaAATGGTGAATGTACAAAAAATTCTTCAGGGAACAGCTCTGGAATATcatgtattttaattaatttgttcCTGATTTACTATATCAGTTAAACAAACAAGTGCAAAGTACTATAAAAGAGCACATTAACGTCATAAGTAAAAATTAGctttttgtttcaaattaaAACATGGCAAAAATACTGTTCTAAAcatctttaaataaatatctcaATAATGTTCGctttttacttattaaattaaacatttagTTTATAATGAGCAACATCAAAACAAATAttggaatttttttaatcgtgTACCGAAAAATTTGGAGTATTTGTTCTATCTCTTTTTGTTTGATTCAATTGCTCATGTGTTATAATGTGATATGCCAAATGCTAAACGTTCAATCAATCTGGTGAGAAAATATGTGTGATACATTTTTACACTTCTTGTACGTATCTGTAGAGTGATGTACATTTAGCACCtactttaaaattaattttcctttaaaattaatcagtctttataatattacaattcCATTAAGGAATATTTCAGTAAAACAATTTcatcgttatatttttatcagatctatatataatttacaatttgtaaCTCACTAATTTAagttactaatattattaattaataaattattgtgcaaCAGGatcataatataaaaatgatatgcTGTTTCCTGTgttctatttttataattaatttcaagttCATCGAACATTcgaaaaattccaaattccacgaacgttttattataGACGGCATGTCACATCATAATGCATGAACAAAATGCGAGTATTAACGCATTCCATATCAGAATGAGGAACGCGTGTTAGTTGCGTGCCAATTAAAGACGAGAAATGCAACGGTCACGTATTTACGTACTTTTCGCTTTATATTCCATGATATCATTTGCTCTCTATTCTTCGAAAGTTACAGAGCAACAGCTTGTATCTTACATACTAATACTAAGTTCTAGACTTTAAATACCTTAATTAAGATTATGCTAAGGTACGAAATGTCTGGACGGAAAAAGGACACATTGGAACCGATCGATTCAATTGTACATTCCAAACTGAAATTTGATCATTGAAAAGTAAGATAAGAAAACAGGGAACATCCATTATTTAATGACAGTTTAATTTACAGTTTATCTCTAACATATTTTATTGGCAACTGGAACTGCAAGATTTGTTCATTTTCTTTCCTAAgctttaattagaaaataaatcatGTTCTGAACAATACAGTCAAATTCATCGAACTTTCTTCTGTTATCAATGGACTAGAGTATCGAAAACCGATTTTTTCTCAATAAAGTTCAATGACATTCTCCTTATCCTTTCTCTTACTCTTCGATAATTATCATTTCTCACTGATTTGTATGTTTTTGAGCCATACCTATCGAATCTACCATTAGGATCATCATCAATCTCTAGTATTGATCCGATGCAAATGGGTTTTGTTCGTCTCtcagaaattatatttcttggAAAATGACATTCTTCAGTTCTCCATATGTTTAGAGCAACTCGTATCCCTGCACGCTTAGCGCGGGTTGCTGAGGCTTTATCCTACAAATGGGAAAGGCGGGTAGCCAACAGGCGGAGGATAATAACCTGGGAAGGCTGGGACTGTCGGTTGTAGGGGTATGGTGCTCGTAACATAAGTGGTAATCTCGGTTGGCACTACCCTGCTCGAGAACAACGTGGTGTACGCCGTTTTCGCTCCAAATGTCAGTTTCAGAATTTTCGAATCGGACACCGTCGCAAACGTTTGCGTGACCAGAGGAGCGCTTGTCACCGTGAACTGGGGTTGCTGTGGAAATAGCGGCAATTGTGGTGGCAGTTGCGGTGGTAATTGCGGTGGCAGAACCGGTGCAATCGTGGACGTTCCGTATTCATAAGATGTTCGTGGCACAGTGCCAACTGGCCTGGATAACGTCGAATAAATCGTATTGCCGTTGTTCACTACCGGGATCACGTGGGACTCGTAAAGCGTGTCGAGAACGACGATCGGTCGTGAAGTGGTGATCACTTGTGGCTGCTGTTGACcgaaatattttaacagaGCCAGTTGATCGGGAGTCAAGTGCGGTTCGATGGAAGTGCTCGGAGTTTCTGATTTTGCTTTCGAAGATGAAATTGATTTGAAAGGTTCTAGATCAGAATCCATGTCACTGTTTGGAGCCACTACCCTTTTGGGAATATCATCGTCATCTCTGTCTTCGTCACCGACATCTAACTCTAGATGAAGTTCGCTACCTGCTTCATCCAGCTTCGAGTTAAACTCATTCAACGCTTTGCTGGGAATAAACTGATATATATCCATTGGTGGCAAAGTCTTTATAGCAGTAACCACACGTGCGATATTGTACGTTTGCACGAGCGTCAGTTTGGTTGTGTTACCACCGTGTATTACAGGAAGTAGATGGGTTTTGAGTAGAGTTTGCGTAGTAGAGAAGGTCTCGGTCAATGTCTCCAAAGGTGGAGTCGCTTGGCCAGATTCTAAAGATATAGCTGGCAGAGTCGCCACGGCTGAATCTAATGGCAAGGTCGTCTCATACGCTGCTGCAGTATTTGCTAGGAGATTCTCGGTTAGCGGCTCTGATGGTGATACCGTGCTGGATGGATCTATCGTTGAAAATGATTTCTTCAGCGTTGAAGTTACTGTCACGTAGCGAGTATTTCTCAATGTTCCAACCTGTTTTAtcgaacgaaataaatatcttatcaaaatatttcaaaaggcaAATTTGTGCAATGACTATCGAGTATTCTTTTAGTTCATAAAACTGaacaattatttcatttgcaaCTGGAATTGTAATagaatagaattaaatataattcatcAAATTTACAAAGTACTGTCAGAATTGAAACATTTctagaaaaatatatgaaaacaATTTCTTACCTGGAAAGTGTATGGTGACTTAATAGTAGCAATTTCGAAGTACACGTTACTCATATCAGCAGCTGTGGAAATTTCAACGTTGACCGTTTCGATCGGTAAAATTTGTTCAGGATGTTGATCCTGAACGCTGACACTGGCAACATCCTCGCTTTCGCTCGGATCCAATTCTTCATCGTTTACCGCTTCTTGAATTTTTCTCTGAGCATTGACCTGTTGACCTGCCCCAACAGCAGCCGCCGCCGTAGACGTGGAAACGGAAGATGCGGTAGTTTTGCTGTCGTCGACGTTTACCGGATTCTCAGTTGTGCTGGTTTCTGATATCGAACGTTGTTCGTCCTCGACATCGATTTGTTTTCGGATAGCGATTCTTGGTTTAGGAGTCGTC encodes:
- the LOC126865073 gene encoding uncharacterized protein LOC126865073, translated to MLSKYLIIAISLVCVTECATQVYKSQSVETAVVIKPAVVNDDFITQTVYGFLDFTTTIGNTVMVFSPQSAPADGGKEKKSSVSIIQTKPSETKEKAPPAIQPSKTFKTNSVEETKKQVKGTKVVVNSVIEQNVINSEDSGLRTVKNQEPKTQTQVMTKSPVISSQVQVKSKDEAPVVKNNLAEPEYDFLSKQPAEVVDETYKLINLRPSSKPHGKPRPTGRREKENPTGLVTKLGGTIVKDGLTTVHETSVIGTYINGKYAQVLQSSSRILSGAPPVPEGKIRPSSTHRILKTIGPQQGKLKPQLEPTPTTQQEESSLPLEVLFSSPAGSTVRSTRKNSGPNLSRPKFRNKINDDYDGSGEVQQTKPGKNRSSTTSRPSYKNRSPPTTTTEPPVTRRRSSFRPSNQPSLPSKQNNKNKNEQQPVSPNPVPKLKLPRTQGRWSYKTTPKPRIAIRKQIDVEDEQRSISETSTTENPVNVDDSKTTASSVSTSTAAAAVGAGQQVNAQRKIQEAVNDEELDPSESEDVASVSVQDQHPEQILPIETVNVEISTAADMSNVYFEIATIKSPYTFQVGTLRNTRYVTVTSTLKKSFSTIDPSSTVSPSEPLTENLLANTAAAYETTLPLDSAVATLPAISLESGQATPPLETLTETFSTTQTLLKTHLLPVIHGGNTTKLTLVQTYNIARVVTAIKTLPPMDIYQFIPSKALNEFNSKLDEAGSELHLELDVGDEDRDDDDIPKRVVAPNSDMDSDLEPFKSISSSKAKSETPSTSIEPHLTPDQLALLKYFGQQQPQVITTSRPIVVLDTLYESHVIPVVNNGNTIYSTLSRPVGTVPRTSYEYGTSTIAPVLPPQLPPQLPPQLPLFPQQPQFTVTSAPLVTQTFATVSDSKILKLTFGAKTAYTTLFSSRVVPTEITTYVTSTIPLQPTVPAFPGYYPPPVGYPPFPFVG